One Chryseobacterium wanjuense genomic region harbors:
- a CDS encoding acyl-CoA dehydrogenase family protein — translation MGNILKGGEFLIREIPANEIFSLEELSEEQKMLRDSAKEFIDREVVPQHDRFEKKDYALTEETMRKLGEMGLLGITVPEQYGGLGMGFVSTMLACDYVSGGNGSLATAYGAHTGIGTLPVLLYGTEELKNKYLPDLATGTKFGAYCLTEPDAGSDANSGKTRAKLSEDGKHYIINGQKMWISNAGFADTFTLFAKIDDDKNITGFIINKSELENPESLTFGEEEHKLGIRSSSTRQVFFNDMKIPVGNMLGERNNGFKIALNALNVGRIKLAAANLDGQRRILNHSIQYSNERKQFGVSISTFGAIRKKIAEMATGVFVSEAGSYRLAKNVEDKIAELVAGGMDHQQAELKGVEEFAVEASILKVFVSDLTQNTADEGIQIYGGMGFSEDTPMESAWRDARIGRIYEGTNEINRLLAVGMLIKRAMKGELDLLSPAMAISKELMGIPSFEVPDYSAFMSEEKAIIANLKKVFLMVSGAALQKYMMDIEKQQHLLLNASEILNQIYMAESAVLRAEKHFSADSVEAAMAQLNLYKAVEKIVVAAKEGIVSFAEGDEQRMMLSGLRRFTKYTNNPNVVALTEKVAAHFIGKGHY, via the coding sequence ATGGGAAATATATTAAAAGGCGGTGAATTCCTTATCAGAGAAATTCCTGCAAACGAAATTTTCAGTCTTGAAGAACTGAGTGAAGAACAAAAAATGCTTCGCGATTCTGCGAAAGAATTCATTGATAGAGAGGTTGTTCCGCAGCACGATCGTTTTGAGAAAAAAGATTATGCATTAACGGAAGAAACCATGCGCAAATTAGGCGAAATGGGACTCTTGGGAATCACCGTTCCCGAACAATACGGCGGTCTTGGAATGGGATTCGTAAGCACCATGTTGGCTTGTGACTATGTTTCAGGTGGAAACGGTTCATTAGCAACGGCTTACGGAGCACATACGGGAATCGGTACGCTGCCTGTTCTTTTGTACGGAACCGAAGAATTGAAAAATAAATACCTTCCGGATTTGGCGACAGGAACAAAATTCGGAGCGTATTGCCTTACTGAGCCGGATGCAGGTTCTGATGCCAACTCAGGAAAAACAAGAGCAAAATTGTCTGAAGATGGGAAACATTACATCATCAACGGACAGAAAATGTGGATTTCAAATGCAGGTTTTGCAGATACTTTCACTTTGTTTGCGAAAATTGATGACGATAAAAATATCACAGGTTTTATCATTAACAAATCCGAATTGGAGAACCCGGAAAGCCTTACTTTCGGTGAGGAAGAGCACAAATTAGGAATCCGTTCCTCTTCTACCCGTCAGGTTTTCTTTAATGATATGAAAATTCCTGTTGGAAATATGCTGGGCGAAAGAAACAACGGTTTCAAAATCGCTTTAAATGCATTAAATGTAGGAAGAATTAAACTCGCTGCCGCGAATCTTGACGGACAGAGAAGAATCCTGAACCACTCGATTCAGTATTCAAACGAAAGAAAACAGTTTGGCGTTTCGATCTCGACTTTCGGGGCGATCAGAAAGAAAATTGCTGAAATGGCAACAGGAGTTTTTGTAAGTGAAGCCGGTTCTTACCGTTTGGCAAAAAATGTGGAAGATAAAATTGCAGAATTAGTTGCTGGCGGAATGGATCATCAGCAAGCTGAATTAAAAGGTGTTGAAGAATTCGCGGTAGAAGCTTCTATCCTTAAAGTTTTTGTTTCAGATCTTACTCAAAATACAGCCGATGAAGGAATCCAGATCTATGGAGGAATGGGATTCTCAGAAGACACGCCAATGGAATCTGCTTGGAGAGATGCCAGAATCGGAAGAATTTATGAAGGAACCAACGAAATCAACAGGCTTTTAGCGGTTGGAATGCTGATCAAGAGAGCAATGAAAGGAGAATTAGACTTATTATCTCCGGCAATGGCAATCAGCAAAGAATTGATGGGAATTCCGTCGTTTGAAGTTCCTGATTATTCTGCATTTATGAGTGAAGAAAAAGCAATTATCGCCAACCTTAAAAAAGTATTTTTAATGGTTTCCGGAGCTGCTCTTCAAAAATATATGATGGATATTGAGAAACAGCAACATTTATTGTTAAATGCTTCTGAAATTCTGAACCAGATCTACATGGCAGAATCTGCAGTGTTGAGAGCTGAAAAACACTTCTCCGCCGATTCTGTGGAAGCGGCAATGGCTCAGCTGAACCTTTACAAAGCTGTTGAAAAAATCGTGGTTGCAGCCAAAGAAGGAATTGTTTCTTTCGCGGAAGGCGACGAACAGAGAATGATGCTTTCCGGTCTTAGAAGATTCACAAAATATACCAACAACCCGAATGTTGTAGCCTTGACAGAAAAAGTGGCTGCCCATTTCATCGGGAAAGGACATTATTAA
- a CDS encoding T9SS type A sorting domain-containing protein: MKKNLLALLILLINFNTYAQTQTISFETSEGYSLGDIHSQNEWERFSMTPPFSSEIMNTGAATHGNNYLKIEGRGNNRYVQQTFTGYNKTEYSFDFKIDTLNESQYLIGFKKSGMFSHFAGFYILPDGNVHTAPFSPVSTGFTATPGQWNNYKVVVDLTARTVEYFINNLSVGIITISDAQVTDFNMINFSFSDWQNPGTNLSCSVDNIKITNAGGTLGTSEVSSKSFINIFPNPTPDFINIKAEDKIDSVEIFDLSGKLILKDHKGKNRIEVSTLENGIYMVKINTAKGSITRKIIKN, from the coding sequence ATGAAAAAAAATTTATTAGCGTTATTAATTCTTTTAATCAATTTCAACACGTATGCTCAAACTCAAACCATCTCTTTTGAAACCTCGGAAGGGTATTCTTTAGGAGATATCCATTCACAAAACGAATGGGAACGTTTTTCTATGACTCCACCGTTTTCTTCTGAAATAATGAATACCGGAGCTGCTACGCACGGAAATAATTATCTGAAAATTGAAGGTAGAGGAAATAACAGATATGTTCAGCAAACATTTACAGGCTACAATAAAACAGAATATTCCTTTGATTTTAAAATTGATACTCTAAATGAATCACAATATTTAATAGGATTTAAAAAGAGTGGTATGTTTTCCCATTTTGCAGGATTCTATATTTTACCTGACGGAAATGTTCACACAGCTCCATTTTCACCTGTCAGTACCGGTTTTACGGCTACTCCCGGGCAATGGAATAACTATAAAGTTGTTGTAGATCTGACGGCGAGAACGGTAGAATATTTCATCAATAATCTGTCTGTCGGGATCATAACTATCTCCGATGCTCAGGTCACAGATTTTAATATGATTAATTTTTCTTTTAGTGATTGGCAGAACCCAGGAACTAATCTTTCATGTTCAGTAGATAATATTAAAATTACCAATGCCGGTGGTACTCTTGGAACATCAGAAGTTTCTTCAAAAAGTTTTATCAATATTTTTCCAAATCCAACTCCTGATTTTATCAACATTAAAGCTGAGGATAAAATCGACTCTGTAGAAATATTTGATCTTTCCGGAAAGCTGATTTTAAAAGACCATAAAGGGAAAAATCGAATAGAAGTAAGCACCTTAGAAAATGGAATTTATATGGTTAAAATTAATACCGCAAAAGGATCTATAACCAGGAAGATCATTAAAAATTAA
- a CDS encoding GLPGLI family protein: MKYYLIIMIFLFTKVSSQIKFNVEYEADYELNYKDYNTSNAVTNKTTFALLLNKNESYFKNMNKYIKDSLVYEKSIILSGNAYKDMKMTGKYYTEFPETIGITSSKIYVSLVAFDSYFKYEEDNNINWQLQNDFKTIGKYKVQKATAKKYGRMWIAWFAKDIPFPFGPYKFSGLPGLILEVYDDKNDYHYSLYKFGKRKYVCNSANMYKNAKLVDKSKIFDYKRRSLLDINKYKQMIDDPEVIQTITKRAPVVAKTYNPIELSIY; this comes from the coding sequence ATGAAATATTATTTAATTATTATGATATTTTTATTTACAAAAGTATCATCCCAGATAAAATTCAATGTAGAATATGAGGCAGATTATGAATTAAATTATAAAGATTATAACACCTCAAATGCCGTAACAAATAAAACAACTTTTGCATTATTGCTTAATAAAAATGAATCATATTTTAAAAATATGAATAAATATATAAAAGATTCTTTAGTATATGAAAAGTCAATTATTTTGTCTGGAAATGCTTATAAAGATATGAAGATGACGGGAAAATATTATACTGAGTTTCCGGAAACTATCGGGATTACGTCTTCTAAGATATATGTAAGTCTTGTTGCATTTGATAGTTATTTTAAATATGAAGAAGATAATAATATAAACTGGCAATTGCAGAATGATTTTAAAACAATAGGAAAATATAAAGTTCAAAAAGCAACAGCTAAAAAATATGGAAGAATGTGGATAGCATGGTTTGCAAAGGATATTCCTTTTCCTTTTGGGCCTTACAAATTCAGTGGTTTACCGGGTCTTATTTTAGAAGTATATGATGATAAAAATGATTATCACTATTCATTGTATAAATTTGGAAAGAGAAAATATGTCTGCAATTCAGCGAATATGTATAAAAATGCAAAACTAGTTGATAAATCAAAAATATTTGACTACAAAAGAAGATCTTTGCTAGATATCAATAAATATAAACAAATGATTGATGATCCTGAAGTTATCCAAACTATTACAAAAAGAGCTCCAGTTGTAGCTAAAACTTATAATCCAATAGAATTATCAATTTATTAA
- a CDS encoding YegP family protein: MGKFIITKRNNNEYQFNLKAVNGQVILTSQGYASKPSCENGIDSVKKNSRDNSNFERNKAKDERWYFNLKATNGQIIGTSQMYESENGMENGIESVQNNAPNATVEDETIN; this comes from the coding sequence ATGGGAAAATTTATTATCACAAAAAGAAACAACAACGAGTATCAATTCAATTTAAAAGCGGTAAACGGACAGGTGATTTTGACAAGTCAGGGATATGCTTCAAAACCTTCGTGTGAAAACGGCATCGATTCGGTAAAGAAAAACTCACGCGACAATTCAAATTTCGAAAGAAACAAAGCAAAAGACGAGCGATGGTATTTCAATTTGAAGGCCACCAACGGACAAATCATCGGCACCAGCCAAATGTACGAATCGGAAAACGGCATGGAAAACGGTATAGAATCAGTACAAAACAACGCTCCGAATGCGACGGTGGAAGATGAAACTATTAATTAA
- a CDS encoding phosphohydrolase: MTKEELLHKAIKIADKAHKGQTDKYHAPYIAHVMRVMEYGKTMDEKIVGVLHDVVEDHPVDFSLDYLRSEGFPEYIIFAISCLTKFDPEEDYDDFVKRTERSPLAVAVKLNDLRDNMDLRRVNRELLPKDIKRFNKYLKAYRYLIDKY, translated from the coding sequence ATGACAAAAGAAGAACTGCTTCATAAAGCTATAAAAATTGCCGACAAGGCACATAAAGGTCAAACCGACAAATACCACGCTCCCTACATCGCCCACGTCATGCGTGTAATGGAATACGGAAAAACCATGGACGAAAAGATTGTAGGCGTCCTTCACGATGTTGTAGAAGATCATCCGGTCGATTTCAGCCTGGATTACCTGAGAAGTGAGGGCTTTCCCGAATACATCATTTTTGCCATCAGCTGTCTTACAAAGTTCGATCCCGAGGAAGATTACGATGATTTTGTAAAAAGAACGGAACGCTCTCCCCTCGCCGTCGCCGTAAAACTCAATGACCTTCGTGATAATATGGATCTGAGAAGGGTCAACCGCGAACTTCTTCCTAAAGATATTAAAAGATTTAATAAATATTTAAAAGCTTATCGTTATCTGATTGATAAATATTAA
- a CDS encoding M48 family metallopeptidase, translating to MIFLLGYGAVKIIMFHANYFTVLAALGLFSIGLVVFYFLIKFIFIRNHYSNRHLIEIDRGHQPELFAIIDEIVQETKVQKPKRVFLSPEVNASVSYNSAFWSMFLPVKKNLTIGMGLINSTTVGELKTVLAHEFGHFSQRSMKIGGYVNQAEKIIFDTVYNNKEYENSLMNGSGHWAFQLTGIVSVGFINVFQYILKIFSDFLFKNNASLRREMEFHADAVATYVTNPREQVSSLLRLDLSSVAFNSSFMFYAESEEKYLPENLFENQTSLMKVFSERNNHPFENDLPKVDLEDQTRYNKSRIEIEDQWSFHPETDKRIEKIWKNETKNRPENNELAKNIIRGFDDICKALTKKYLTLYSVKNVGEVIENNERFLELYHEKYPYQVMSSSFNGYYERHNPVLEDVDSIINISSDSAKNEDWFNDKKVSLVHEKAGIEADLYTLNQLAANPKIIKTFKCDGRLYKAKEAKILIPRFTKIFEDLKAELLENDKKIFNYYYNIADDYDKEILKSKYKKFAVLDSEYEIFQNSINNFVPHTRFMSVTLPFEEIRKYRAVLIKNEKPFKEVLTHFLEESAYKDFLTIENKNLLKEFINSEYIYFNNNKYLEKEVSALYSVVNEYQAMISKIYIDCKEELLDFQTRLEKS from the coding sequence ATGATTTTTTTATTGGGATACGGAGCTGTGAAAATTATTATGTTCCATGCGAATTACTTTACTGTCCTGGCTGCATTGGGGTTATTCAGTATCGGGCTTGTTGTTTTTTATTTTTTGATTAAATTTATTTTCATCAGGAATCATTACAGCAACAGACATTTAATTGAAATTGACAGGGGACATCAGCCTGAACTTTTTGCGATCATTGATGAAATTGTACAGGAAACTAAGGTTCAGAAACCTAAACGTGTTTTTCTGTCTCCTGAAGTGAATGCAAGTGTAAGCTACAATTCTGCTTTTTGGAGTATGTTTTTACCGGTAAAAAAGAACCTCACCATCGGAATGGGACTGATAAACTCCACAACAGTCGGAGAATTGAAAACTGTTTTGGCTCATGAATTCGGACATTTTTCACAGAGAAGCATGAAAATCGGAGGGTATGTAAATCAGGCTGAAAAAATTATTTTTGATACGGTTTACAACAATAAAGAATACGAGAATTCTCTGATGAATGGTTCCGGACACTGGGCATTTCAGCTTACAGGAATCGTTTCTGTAGGATTTATTAATGTTTTTCAATATATCTTAAAAATATTTTCTGATTTTTTATTTAAGAATAATGCTTCTTTACGAAGAGAAATGGAATTTCATGCAGATGCAGTTGCTACCTATGTTACGAATCCAAGAGAACAGGTTTCATCTTTATTAAGGCTGGATCTCAGCAGCGTTGCTTTCAACAGTTCGTTCATGTTTTATGCTGAAAGTGAAGAAAAATATTTGCCCGAAAATCTTTTCGAAAACCAGACCTCATTAATGAAGGTTTTTAGTGAAAGAAATAATCACCCATTTGAAAATGATCTTCCAAAAGTTGATCTGGAAGACCAAACAAGGTATAACAAAAGCAGAATTGAGATTGAAGATCAATGGTCATTTCACCCGGAGACCGATAAAAGAATTGAAAAAATCTGGAAAAATGAGACTAAAAACAGACCTGAAAATAATGAATTGGCAAAAAATATTATCCGTGGTTTTGATGATATTTGCAAAGCCTTAACGAAGAAATATTTAACCTTATACAGCGTAAAAAACGTAGGTGAAGTCATCGAAAATAACGAAAGATTCTTAGAACTTTATCATGAGAAATATCCTTATCAGGTAATGAGTTCTTCTTTTAATGGATATTATGAAAGGCATAATCCGGTTTTAGAAGATGTTGATTCCATTATAAATATTTCTTCAGATTCTGCTAAAAATGAGGATTGGTTTAATGATAAAAAAGTATCTCTGGTTCATGAAAAAGCAGGAATTGAAGCGGATCTTTACACCTTAAACCAATTAGCCGCCAATCCGAAAATAATTAAAACATTTAAATGCGATGGCAGACTTTATAAAGCAAAAGAAGCTAAGATTTTAATTCCAAGATTTACAAAAATATTTGAAGATTTAAAGGCAGAACTTCTTGAAAATGATAAAAAGATCTTCAATTATTACTATAATATTGCCGACGATTATGATAAGGAGATTCTGAAAAGCAAGTATAAAAAATTTGCTGTTTTGGATAGTGAATATGAAATTTTTCAGAATTCCATCAATAATTTTGTTCCCCATACCCGGTTTATGTCTGTAACTTTGCCTTTTGAGGAAATTCGCAAATACAGAGCGGTGCTTATAAAAAACGAAAAACCATTCAAAGAAGTTTTAACACATTTCCTCGAAGAATCGGCTTATAAGGACTTTTTAACTATAGAGAATAAAAACTTATTAAAAGAGTTTATAAATTCTGAATACATTTATTTTAATAACAATAAATATCTTGAAAAAGAAGTAAGTGCTTTATATTCTGTTGTCAACGAATACCAGGCAATGATAAGTAAAATATACATCGATTGTAAAGAAGAACTTCTTGATTTTCAGACAAGATTGGAAAAATCTTAA
- a CDS encoding DUF2490 domain-containing protein, whose amino-acid sequence MKLFLGLSLFLSITFFKAQEHISSFNAVTLTYKFHPKFFLYAEGQLRGNEEYSYPDYYEAKGGLGYYLTKNHKPFVGIGRYVNYKNHSLSREELRVWLQDVIDVKKGIVKFENRFRAEKSWFYEPKTDKSSQRMRYRYRLNISVPLNAKEVKKGTVFANAYDEIFLVSPMKPTFARNRVYGGFGYQIDDYFGIATGYLWQREFEAAGNKNLHFVYLALNINIDGTNHPVKTYDYPGAD is encoded by the coding sequence ATGAAACTCTTTTTAGGACTTAGTTTATTTTTAAGTATTACTTTTTTTAAAGCACAGGAACACATCTCAAGCTTCAACGCGGTGACGCTCACCTATAAGTTTCATCCCAAATTTTTCCTGTATGCAGAAGGACAGCTGCGCGGAAATGAAGAATATTCTTACCCTGATTATTATGAAGCAAAAGGAGGATTAGGATATTATTTAACTAAAAATCACAAGCCATTCGTAGGAATCGGGAGGTATGTAAATTATAAAAATCACAGCCTGAGCAGGGAAGAGCTGCGTGTCTGGCTTCAGGACGTGATCGATGTAAAAAAAGGAATTGTAAAATTTGAGAACCGTTTTCGTGCAGAAAAAAGCTGGTTTTATGAGCCTAAAACAGACAAATCTTCACAAAGAATGCGTTACCGTTACCGTTTGAACATCAGCGTACCGTTAAATGCAAAAGAAGTGAAAAAAGGAACTGTTTTCGCAAATGCCTATGACGAAATTTTCCTTGTAAGCCCGATGAAACCTACATTTGCAAGAAACAGAGTATATGGCGGGTTCGGTTATCAGATCGACGATTATTTCGGGATTGCAACGGGATATCTTTGGCAGAGGGAATTTGAAGCGGCAGGAAATAAAAACCTACACTTCGTTTACCTGGCTTTAAATATCAATATCGACGGTACGAATCATCCTGTTAAAACGTATGATTATCCGGGGGCGGATTAA
- a CDS encoding TonB-dependent receptor plug domain-containing protein, protein MTKKIGSIFFLGALFFAQAQEKSTDIETIEIQGKLISIPYKIANQNITVITREEIENSPATSIDEILQQIPGMDIRRRGANGVQSDLGFRGSSFEQILLLLNGIRMNDSQTGHNSMNLPIDLDDVERIEVIKGPGARRFGQNAFAGVINVITKIHIGKKVKISAEAGDYESYGFGLNAQLGNEKFSNSLQANSNSSQGYMYNTDYEIRNVFYQSKLNIKEGDIRLQAGFSEKKFGANGFYSSPKATEQYEETQASVVSIAHQQTFGNLKLHSNIYWRRGQDMYLFNREKPEIYRNMHIGNNVGGEVNSSYQWGLGTTGVGLELRKEFLASNNLGDRNRFVSQVFFEHHFSLLDKKLNINPGISWANYSKEGNFFYPGLDVGYNFNVNNKIYGNISKVSRVPTFTDLYYVSKTEQGNPDLQPENAVSAEVGYQFQNKGILAKISGFLRNSDNSIDWIKKTLDDPIWYAQNVGKIETKGIEVELNHRIFNWLKYTAGYTYLENKFTASDEFVSRYVLDNLKHQIIAKLETKLVKNFTAELVYRYNERVNLGSYNLLDGKLNFVKKDFSLYILINNITNTSYTETFGVQMPKRWFHVGFSYNIKY, encoded by the coding sequence ATGACTAAAAAAATAGGAAGTATATTTTTCCTTGGAGCCTTGTTTTTTGCTCAGGCACAGGAGAAATCAACTGATATTGAGACCATTGAAATTCAAGGAAAGCTGATTTCCATCCCTTACAAAATTGCCAACCAAAACATCACCGTTATTACGAGAGAGGAAATAGAGAATTCTCCGGCAACAAGCATTGATGAAATTCTTCAGCAGATCCCCGGAATGGATATCAGAAGAAGAGGAGCAAACGGCGTACAGAGTGATCTTGGCTTTCGCGGAAGCTCTTTTGAACAGATACTTCTTCTTTTGAACGGAATCAGAATGAACGACTCCCAGACCGGACACAATTCTATGAATCTGCCGATCGACCTTGATGATGTGGAGAGGATAGAAGTGATCAAAGGTCCCGGAGCAAGAAGGTTCGGGCAGAATGCTTTTGCGGGAGTCATCAATGTAATTACAAAAATCCACATCGGAAAAAAGGTAAAAATAAGTGCTGAAGCAGGAGATTACGAAAGCTATGGTTTTGGTTTGAACGCCCAGTTGGGAAATGAAAAATTTTCAAATTCTCTGCAGGCAAATTCCAATTCGTCTCAGGGATATATGTACAATACCGATTATGAGATCCGAAATGTTTTTTATCAAAGTAAATTAAATATAAAAGAAGGAGACATCAGGTTGCAGGCCGGTTTTTCTGAGAAAAAATTCGGGGCAAACGGTTTTTATTCTTCTCCGAAAGCCACTGAACAATACGAAGAAACGCAGGCTTCTGTGGTAAGTATAGCCCATCAGCAGACGTTTGGAAACCTGAAGCTTCACTCGAATATCTATTGGAGAAGAGGACAGGATATGTATCTCTTCAATCGCGAAAAACCTGAAATCTACCGGAATATGCACATCGGAAATAATGTGGGAGGAGAGGTGAATTCCAGCTATCAATGGGGATTGGGAACGACAGGAGTCGGGTTGGAACTGAGAAAGGAATTTCTGGCGAGCAATAATTTAGGCGACAGAAACCGATTTGTTTCTCAGGTTTTCTTCGAGCATCATTTTTCTTTATTGGATAAAAAACTAAATATCAATCCGGGAATTTCCTGGGCCAATTATTCGAAAGAAGGAAATTTTTTCTACCCGGGACTAGATGTTGGATATAACTTTAATGTAAACAATAAAATCTATGGAAATATTTCTAAAGTCTCTCGTGTTCCTACTTTTACGGATTTGTATTATGTAAGCAAAACAGAGCAGGGAAATCCTGATTTGCAACCGGAAAATGCAGTTTCAGCAGAAGTTGGCTATCAGTTTCAGAATAAGGGAATTTTGGCTAAAATCAGTGGATTTTTGAGGAATTCTGACAACTCTATTGACTGGATCAAGAAAACGTTGGACGATCCGATCTGGTACGCCCAGAACGTCGGGAAAATTGAAACGAAAGGAATTGAAGTAGAACTTAACCACAGAATCTTTAACTGGTTGAAATATACCGCAGGATACACTTATCTGGAAAATAAATTTACGGCTTCCGATGAGTTTGTTTCAAGATACGTTTTAGACAACCTGAAACATCAGATCATTGCGAAGCTTGAAACAAAATTAGTTAAAAATTTCACCGCCGAATTGGTGTACAGATATAATGAAAGGGTAAATCTTGGTAGTTATAATTTGCTGGATGGAAAATTAAATTTCGTTAAAAAAGACTTTTCACTGTATATTTTAATCAACAACATTACAAATACATCATATACAGAAACTTTTGGAGTGCAAATGCCGAAAAGATGGTTCCACGTGGGGTTTTCGTACAATATCAAATATTAA